The DNA region GGGCTGAACCCGGCGCCGATCTGCGCGACGTACGCGGTCGCTGCGACCCGCGTCGAGCCGGCCAGCCGGCGGGTGAGCTCGCGCGCGTAGGTCTCGCTCCCGCCCATGCCGCCGGGGACCAGCGTGAGCATCGAGACCGCGACGCGCAGCCGCCCGTCGTCCACCGCACCCGCCACGTTCCCTGCCTCTTCCGTCCCGGCGACCGTCGGGTCGCGCGTGCTCAGCGGCCCTAGTCTGGCCCATGCAGCCCACCCGACGCCCCGGAGGTCATCCCGCGATGCCGCTCGACATCCTCCTGCCGTTCTGGGGTGACCCCGCGCTCCTGCGCGAGACGGTCGCCAGCGTGCTCGCCCAGCGCAACGGCGACTGGCTGCTGACGGTCGTCGACGACGCCTACCCCGACGAGTCCGTCGGCCCGTGGCTCGCGGGCCTCGACGACCCGCGCGTGACCTACGTCCGCAAGCCCGTCAACGAGGGCATCACGGCGAACTACCGGACGTGCGTCTCGTTGGCGACCCAGGACGTCGTGGTGATCCTCGGCTGCGACGACGTGCTGCTGCCGAGCTACGTCGACGTCGTGCTGGCCGCCCACCGCGCGTTCCCCGATGCCGCCGTGATCCAGCCCGGCATCCGGATCATCGACGAGCACGGCACCGTGGTGCTCCCGCTCGCCGACCGGGTCAAGCTGCAGCTGCTGAGGCCACGCAGCCGGGTGCGCCGACTGCTGGTCGGTGAGTCGCTCGCGACGAGCCTGCTGCACGGTGACTGGCTCTACTGGCCGTCGCTCGCCTTCCGCCGTGAGGTGCTGGCGGCTACCGAGTTCCGCGACGGGATGCCGCTGATCCAGGACCTCGCCATCGTGATGGACATCGTCACGGCCGGCGGCTCGCTGCTGCTCGAGCCGACGACGTGCTTCCACTACCGCCGGCACGGGGCCAGCGCGTCGTCGGCGACCCTGCTCGACGGCACGCGGTTCCGCGGCGAGCGCGCCTACTTCGAGCTCGCGGCCGGCCAGGTCGCGGCGCTCGGCTGGCGGCGTGCCGAGCGGGCCGCGCGCCTGCACCTCACGTCGCGCCTGCACGCCCTGACCCTGCTGCCCCGCGCCGTGCGCGACGACCGCCGGCGGATCGGCGTCCTGCTGCGCCACGCCCTCGGCCCCGCACGACCCTGACCACCAGCGATACTCGTACTCGGCCATCTCTCGTCGGGATGTACGCACCCCGACGAGGGACGGCCCCGAAGACCCGTGCCGCGAGCCCAGGCTCGACCTGCCGAGAGGACGACAAGTGACCCACCCCGACGACGCACCCGCCGACCGACCCGCACGGGGCACCTGCCTGGTGACCGGTGGCGCCGGCTTCATCGGGACCGCGATGTCGGCCGGGCTCGCCGAACGCTTCGACCGCGTGGTGGCGCTGGACAACCTGCACCCGCAGATCCACCCGACCCCCGAGCGGCCCGCCGACCTGGACGAGTGGGTCGAGCTGGTCGTGGGGGACGTGACCGATCCCGCGGTCTGGGACGGGCTGCTGGCCGACGTGCGGCCCGACGTCGTCGTGCACCTCGCGGCGGAGACCGGTACGGGTCAGTCGCTCGCCGAGTCGACCCGGCACGCGATGACCAACGTCGTGGGGACCACCCAGATGCTGGACGCGCTGCTGCGGCACTCGGCGCTGCCCCGGCGCATCGTGCTGTCCAGCAGCCGGGCGGTCTACGGCGAGGGCGCCTGGCGCCGCGGGTCCGGCGAGGTCTACCACCCCGGCCAGCGCACCGCGCAGATCCTCGAGCGTGCCCAGTGGGACTTCCCCGACGCCGTGCCGGTCGCGATGGCCGCCGCCACGACCACGCCGGCCCCGGTCAGCGTCTACGGCGCGACGAAGCTCGCGCAGGAGTCCGTGCTGAGCGCCTGGGCGCAGTCGTTCGGCGTCGAGCCGGTGATCCTGCGGCTGCAGAACGTCTACGGGCCGGGTCAGTCCTTGATCAACCCGTATACCGGGATCATGTCGCTGTTCTGCCGTCTGGCGAAGGCCGGGGAGTCCATCCCGCTGTACGAGGACGGTCAGGTGCGCCGGGACTTCGTCCTGATCGACGACGTCGCACGGGCGCTCGTCGCGGCGACCACGGCGGCCGCCCCCGGGACGACGCCGATCGACATCGGTGCGGGGGAGGACCAGACCATCGCCACGGCGGCGGAGCTGATCGCCGCCCACTACGGGGCGCCCGCACCGCACGTGACAGGTCAGTACCGGCAGGGCGACGTGCGGCACGCCTGGGCGGACGTCAGCCACGCGGCTGAGGCCCTCGGCTGGACGCCCCGGTACTCGCTCGCCGAGGGCATCACGCGCCTGGCGACCTGGATCGACGCGCGGCAGGACTGACCGGTGCCGGTCAGCCGCTGACGGCGGCTGTCACCGTGGGCACAGCCGGCACGTTCGGCACAGCCGGCGGAGCTGTCACGGTCGGCACGGTCGGCACAGCCGGCACCGCCGGTGGGCGGCCGTGCGTGCGGCGCGCCCGGCGCATGATCGGGCGCTCGATCAGCAACCAGCTGGCGATGGCGAGCGGCACCGTGCAGGCCAGGGCGACGACGTCGTACACGAGCAGGCCCTGGTTGTGGATCCCGGTCAGCACGAGCAGCTGCTGGACGGGGAAGGCGTAGATGTACACGCCGTAGGAGATGTCGTGCCGCTGGATGGTCCTCGGCGAGGGCACGACCGAGCCGATCCACAGCAGCAGGTAGGCGATGAACGGGGCCGTGAGCTGGGCGCCCCAGCCGTCGAAGGCCCAGATCGCCCCGAGGACGACGGTGACGCTCAGCGCGGCGCCCGCCCAGTGCAGCGGCAGCCGGTGCCGCAGGAGCTGGACGAGCGCGCCGCCCAGGAACAGGGGCAGCAGCTTGAGCAGCAGCTGGACGTCGAGGTTGCCGCCCACCAGCGGTGCGACCAGGCGACCCCACAGCGCGTGCCCGGCGACGGTGGCGAACCAGACGACGCCGATGGCCAACGGTGACCTGCGCACCCAGCCCACGACGGCGAGCGCACCGACGATGAGGTAGGCGAGGAACTCGTAGTAGAGCGTCCACAGCGAGCCGTTCCACGCACCCGGGTAGGGCACGCCGGCAGGTGTCCCGGCGATCTCGTAGGAGTTGACCCGCAGCATCGCGTTGCTGAAGACGAAGTTGATCGGCGTGGTCGGGCCGGTGGTGAAGTAGCCGGCGAGCGAGCCGTTCACGTGCCAGTAGCCGATCGGCCCGAAGACGACGGCCATCACGACGAGGCAGACCAGGAACGCGGGGAAGATCCGCGCGATGCGGTGCACGAGGTAGGTGCCCAGCGAGTTGGACCATCGGCTCGCGGTGATCAGGTAGCCGCTGACGGCGAAGAAGCCGAAGACCGCCCACCCGCCCAGGTTCTCGCCGTCGATGTGCGGCCCGAACTCGCCGTTCGGGCTCTGCACACCGGCGATGTAGTACGCGTGGGCGACCAGCACCATCGTCGCCAGGACGAGCCGGATCAGGTTCAGGCTGTTGCGGCGCGGGTCGAGCTGGTGGCCGGTCCAGCGCCACAGGCGGGCCTCGGGCGCGCCGCCCGGGAAGACCGACTGCCGGGTCGGCGCGGCCTCCTGCTCGGTGGCGGCGGTCATCGGCGCTCGAGCCGCTCGGGAGTGCACATGGTGGACAAGTGTGCGCCATGGACCGGCCGACGCGCAGCAGCCGGCCACGCCGGTCGTCGCCGACCTGCCCGCCACGCGAGGTCCGATCGGAAATGTCACCTCACAAGTCGGGCGGTTCCGGCCGATAGACATGGCAGGCTGACGGCGGCCGTACCGGGCCCATCAGCACCACCACGAGGAGCGCCATGCGTCAGGAACGAACTGCCGACGGACTCGACCGCGCGCACGGCGCGGGCAGCCGCCGGGGCGCACGCGCCGCGGGCACCGCGACCCTGGC from Cellulomonas sp. KRMCY2 includes:
- a CDS encoding glycosyltransferase, which gives rise to MPLDILLPFWGDPALLRETVASVLAQRNGDWLLTVVDDAYPDESVGPWLAGLDDPRVTYVRKPVNEGITANYRTCVSLATQDVVVILGCDDVLLPSYVDVVLAAHRAFPDAAVIQPGIRIIDEHGTVVLPLADRVKLQLLRPRSRVRRLLVGESLATSLLHGDWLYWPSLAFRREVLAATEFRDGMPLIQDLAIVMDIVTAGGSLLLEPTTCFHYRRHGASASSATLLDGTRFRGERAYFELAAGQVAALGWRRAERAARLHLTSRLHALTLLPRAVRDDRRRIGVLLRHALGPARP
- a CDS encoding acyltransferase, with the translated sequence MTAATEQEAAPTRQSVFPGGAPEARLWRWTGHQLDPRRNSLNLIRLVLATMVLVAHAYYIAGVQSPNGEFGPHIDGENLGGWAVFGFFAVSGYLITASRWSNSLGTYLVHRIARIFPAFLVCLVVMAVVFGPIGYWHVNGSLAGYFTTGPTTPINFVFSNAMLRVNSYEIAGTPAGVPYPGAWNGSLWTLYYEFLAYLIVGALAVVGWVRRSPLAIGVVWFATVAGHALWGRLVAPLVGGNLDVQLLLKLLPLFLGGALVQLLRHRLPLHWAGAALSVTVVLGAIWAFDGWGAQLTAPFIAYLLLWIGSVVPSPRTIQRHDISYGVYIYAFPVQQLLVLTGIHNQGLLVYDVVALACTVPLAIASWLLIERPIMRRARRTHGRPPAVPAVPTVPTVTAPPAVPNVPAVPTVTAAVSG
- a CDS encoding NAD(P)-dependent oxidoreductase; the protein is MTHPDDAPADRPARGTCLVTGGAGFIGTAMSAGLAERFDRVVALDNLHPQIHPTPERPADLDEWVELVVGDVTDPAVWDGLLADVRPDVVVHLAAETGTGQSLAESTRHAMTNVVGTTQMLDALLRHSALPRRIVLSSSRAVYGEGAWRRGSGEVYHPGQRTAQILERAQWDFPDAVPVAMAAATTTPAPVSVYGATKLAQESVLSAWAQSFGVEPVILRLQNVYGPGQSLINPYTGIMSLFCRLAKAGESIPLYEDGQVRRDFVLIDDVARALVAATTAAAPGTTPIDIGAGEDQTIATAAELIAAHYGAPAPHVTGQYRQGDVRHAWADVSHAAEALGWTPRYSLAEGITRLATWIDARQD